The Fibrobacter sp. genome contains the following window.
AGATTTGAGCGTTATTCTCCAGCCCATGGCCAAGAACGGTCAGGAACCCATCGGTTCCATGGGTAACGACGCCGCTCTCGCTGTTCTTTCCGACAAGCCCCAGCCGCTGTTCAACTACTTCAAGCAGCTGTTTGCACAGGTGACCAATCCGCCTATCGACCCGATCCGTGAAGAACTGGTTATGTCCCTTACCACCTACATTGGTAACCACGGCAACATCCTGGAAGAAACTCCGGAACAGGCTCACCTCATTAAGATTCCCCGCCCCATTGTTACCGAAGACGAAATCAAGCACTTCGAAAACATCGGCGATAAGAGCTTCAAGGCCAAGGTGCTCAAGATGCAGTTCCCCATGGGTGGTAACGGCGAAGTTCTTGAAGCTGCCTTGCAGAACCTGGCTGGCGACGCTGTACGCGCCGTTCAGGAAGGCTTCAACATTATCGTTCTTTCCGATAAGGATGTGGACTGGGGCTATGTTCCCATGCCGTCTCTGTTGGCTACTGCAGCCGTCAACCGTACCTTGGTTGAAGCTGGCGTCCGTCCGGAAATCGGCTTGATCGTTCAGTCCGGTGAAGTTCGCGAAGTCATGCATTTCGCTTTGCTCCTGGGCTACGGTGCAACCGTTATCAACCCGTATCTGGCCTTCCAGAGCATTACCAACATGTGCCACACCGGCGAACTGGATGTGGGTCCTGTTACCGCAGCAGCTAACTACGTGAAGGCAGTGGACAAGGGCCTCCTGAAGATCATGTCCAAGATGGGTATCTCTACCCTCCGTAGCTACCGCAGTGCCCAGATCTTTGAAGCTGTTGGCTTGAACCACGAAATTATTGAAAAGTTCCTGCCGGGTACTGCAAGCCGCATCGAAGGTATCGGCCTTGCTGAAATCGCCCAGGAAGTGGAACAGCGCAACAACATTTCCCTGAAGGATGCAAGCCCCATTCTTAAGGAAGGTGGCCAGTACAAGTTCCGTAAGGATGGCGAAATGCACTTGTGGACTCCGCAGTCCCTGGGCGCCTTCCGTCAGGCAGTACAGTTGGGCGACTACGCAAAGTTCAAGACCTACTCCAAGCTCATCGACGATCAGTCCCAGCGCTTGGCAACGCTTCGCGGTCTCTTCAAGTTCAAGGAAACCACTCCCATCGATATTTCCGAAGTGGAATCCCGCGAATCCATCATCAAGCACTTTGTTGCTGGTGCAATGAGCCTTGGTTCCTTGAGCCCGGAAGCTCATGAAGCTATCGCTATTGCCATGAACCGTAACGGTGCCATGAGCAACTGCGGTGAAGGTGGTGAAGATCCGGATCGTGATACTCCGGCAGCAAACGGCGACGTTCGTAGCAGCGCCATCCGTCAGATTGCTTCTGGCCGTTTCGGTGTGACCATCGACTACCTGCGCAAGGCAAAGGATTTGCAGATCAAGATGGCTCAGGGTGCAAAGCCCGGTGAAGGTGGCCAGCTGCCTGCCCACAAGGTGAACGAATTTGTGGCTCGCATCCGTCATTCTATCCCGAATGTGTCCCTCATTTCTCCTCCGCCGCACCATGACATTTACTCCATCGAAGATCTGGCTCAGTTGATCTACGACCTTCGTAACTCCAACCCCAAGGCCCGTGTTTCCGTGAAGTTGGTTTCCGAAGTGGGTGTGGGTACGGTTGCTGCAGGTGTGGCTAAGGCTCACGCAGACGTGGTCCTCATTTCTGGCCACGACGGTGGTACCGGTGCATCTCCGCTTACCTCCATCAAGCATGCCGGTCTTCCTTGGGAATTGGGCATTGCCGAAGCTGAACAGACTCTCGTCTTGAACGACCTCCGTGGCCGCGTGAAGCTCCAGGTGGATGGCCAGTTGAAGACTGGTCGAGACGTTGTGATCGCAGCCCTCCTTGGTGCAGAAGAATTCGGTTTTGCAACCAACCTGCTGGCAAGCCTTGGCTGTATCATGGACCGTAAGTGCCATACCAACCAGTGCCCCATGGGCCTCGCAACTCAGGATCCGGAACTTCGCAAGCACTTCAAGGGCAAGCCGGAATACGTTGAAAACTTCCTGTACTTCATCGCTGACGAAATCCGCGAAATCCTCGCAAGCCTTGGTCTCAAGAGCCTTGACGAAGCCTGCGGCCGTAGCGACCTCCTTGACATGAATTCTGCAATCGAATTCTACAAGGCCAAGAAACTGGACTTCAGCAAGATCTTCGCCTCTGTTGACGCCGGTAACGGTAAGGAACAGATCAAGAAGCACGACCCGAACTATGTTCCTGAAGAACTGGTGAACTTCGACCGTCGCGAACTCCTGCCTTTCGTACAGGATACCCTGAAGACTGGCAAGCCGGTAGAAATTTCCGCCATGATCCACAACGTGGATCGTACCGTGGGTACCGAACTTTCTGGCGAAGTGGATGAACACTTTGGTGCAAAGGGCCTGCCGGAAGATACTATCAAGGTTCACCTGCAGGGTGTGGCCGGCCAGAGCTTTGGCGCCTTCCTTGCACCGGGTATCACTCTTGATATCGAAGGTGAAGTCAACGACTTCATGGGCAAGGGTTTGAGCGGTGGTAAGATTATCGTTCGTCCGTCCAAGAACGCATCCTTCAAGGCTGAAGACAACGTCATCGCCGGTAACGTTATCGGTTACGGTGGTACCAGCGGTAAGGTGTTCATCAACGGTCTCGCTGGCGAACGCTTTGGTATCCGTAACTCTGGTATGCTGCTTGTTACCGAAGGTGTGGGCGACCATGGTTGCGAATACATGACTGGTGGCCGCGTGGTTGTTCTCGGTCGCGTAGGCGTGAACTTCGCTGCAGGTATGACTGGTGGCTTTGCTTACATCTACGATGAAACCGGTCACTTCGACTTGAGCTGCAATGTGGATTCCGTTGACCTGGAAAGCGTTCTCCCGGGTACCGAAAGCGAAACTGAATTGCTTGACATCATCAAGCAGCATGTGGAAGCTACCGGTTCCGAAAAGGGGCGCCGCATTCTCGAAGACTGGAACAATTCTCGTCCGAAGTTCGTGAAGGTCTTCCCGGTGGAATACCGCAACGCTCTCGCAAAGCAGGCTGCTAAGTAAGTTCAACTTTACGATGATTGCGAAACCTATTCGCGTGTCATCCTGAATGGAAGCCCAAAGGGCTGGAATGAAGGATCTAGATTCTTCACTTCGTTCAGAATGACACTCAAGATGGGTTTCGCTGTTGTCGCTTCTTTTTAACGCACTTTAAAAGGATTAAATTATGGCTTTAGTACAAAGAATTCAGGACGTGTACCGCCCCGTAGAAGAACGCGTTAAGGACTTGAAGGAAGTTGAACGCCTCTTCACGGAAGAAGAAATCAAGGCTCAGGCTGGCCGCTGCGCAGACTGTGGCATTCCCTTCTGCCATGGAGCAGGCTGCCCTCTGGGTAACCTCATTCCCGAATTTAACACTGCAGTTGCTGCAGGTGATCTTCGCAAGGGTTACGATATCATTAGCAAGACCGCCTTCTTCCCGGAATTTACCGGCCGGGTTTGCCCCGCCCTTTGCGAAGCAAGCTGCACCCGCCAGCTGAACGATGACGCCGTCATGGTTCGCCAGGTGGAAAAGTACATGATCGAAACCGCCTTCAAGGAAGGCTGGGTGGAACAACCTGCCGCTGCCCCCAACGGCAAGACCGTTGCCGTGATCGGTGGTGGTCCTGCAGGCCTCTTTGCTGCAGAAGCTTTGCGCCGCAAGGGTTACGCTGTAACCGTTTACGAAAAGAAGCCCAAGGTGGGCGGCCTTCTCCGTTACGGCATTCCCAACTGGAAGCTGGAAAAGGAAATCATTGACCGTCGCGTGGCACTTCTTGAAGCCGCCGGCATCAAGTTTGTCTGCAATTGCGAAATCGGCAAGGATATTTCTGCCGAATACATCCGTAAGAATTTTGACTACCTGTTCCTGGCCATCGGTACTCCCAACGCTCGCGACTTGAACATTCCTGGCCGCGATGCCGAAGGTATTTACCTCGCTTTGGATTTCTTGCACGGTTCCGACCCGCAAAATCCTGAAAAGTACAGCGCCAAGGGCAAGAAGGTCCTGATTATTGGCGGTGGCGACACCGGTAACGACTGCGTGGGTAAATCTCTCCGTGAAGGCTGCAAGAGCGTGCTCCAGGTGGAATTTATGCCCAAGCCTCCTGAAGAACGTTCCCCGTCCACTCCGTGGCCCGATTGGCCGTACATGCTGCGCACCAGCTACGCCCATCACGAAGGTGGCGAACGCCGCTGGAATGTGTCCTCCAAGCAGTTCATTGTGAAGGATGGCAAGGTTGCTGGCGTTGAAGCCGTGAAGGTGGAATGGGAAATGGCCCCCAACGGCCGCCCCATCAAGCCCAACGAAGTTCCCAATTCTACAGAAATCATCGACGCTGACTTGGTGGTTTTGGCAATGGGCTTCACTGGCGTTCCTGCCGACGGCATCGTGAAGGATCTGGGCCTCGAGCTGACTCCGCGTACCGCAATCATTCAGGATCCGTCCCGCAATATCTACGCTGTAGGTGACTGCGCTAACGGCGCTTCCCTGGTGGTTCGCGCCATGGCCGACGCAAAGGCAAAGGTGGCTAAGCTTTAGCCAATTATGAATTACGAATTATGAGTTATTCGTAATTAGTAACTCATAATTCAATTGCATCAAAGGCGACGTTGTCGCATTTGATGCGCCAAGACTTCCTTGTGTGAAAACACGGATCGCCGACGGGTAAAACCGCCGGCGATCTTAATTTTATTGGCTAGAAAAGCAGATTTGCTTTTTGATTTCGCGGGAATTTTAGCGAAAATTTTAGTGAGGATTTTAGCGGGCGACGACTTGATTGCGAATCTTTTCAGAGTTGGCGCGGTCGGTTGCCTGAGCCAGGCATTCGAAGGCGAATTCTTCGGCGGTGCCTGCGCCGCGGCTGGTGATGACGTTGCCGTCTACCACAACGCGGTCGGTAAGGAACTGCTTGCAGTCCAGTTCCACTTCGCAGCCTGGGAAACAGGTGCAGGTTCTGTTCTTGAGGAGGCCTGCTTGGGAAAGCACCAGGGGCGCGGCGCAAATGGCAAATATCCATTTGCCAGCGGCGTCAAAGCTCTTGAGAACTTCCGCCACTGCGGAAGATGACTTCAGGTTCTTGACGCCGGGACCGCCGCCGGGGAGGCAGACTGCGTCGTAGTCGGCGAGGTTTACATCCTTCAAAAGAACGTTTGCCTTGATAGCAAGACCGTGAGCGCCTACAACATCCAGGCTGTCGCTGATAGAAGCCAAGGCTACATTCAGGCCGCCGCGCTGCCAGTAGTCAAAGGGGGTGACGAATTCGGTTTCTTCAAAACCATTTGCCATCAAGAAAAGAACGTTCATTAGGTACCTCTGTTTTTGCTGCTAAAATAACAAATGCTGGACAGAAATCGAGTAGTCTTTGAAATTTGAACGTTTGAAAGGGTCGTTTTCGCGAAAATGTGTCACCAAATCCAAGAAAATGTGTGTTTAGTGACAGAAATTTCAAACAAAGTAATTAAAAATGGCGGGTTGTTTGTTAGTTGTAATAAAAAAAGACTCTTTGTTTGTCACTAATTAGGTCTTTTTGATGATTTGGTGATAAAACTTTTAAAGCTGCTTTGCAGACAAAGTAAAAATCGTGTCACTAAACTTAGAGAAATTCACGTTTAGTGACAAAAAACATGGAAATAGATCCTTCGCTTCGCTCAGGATGACGCGTGGGGGCGCTCAGGATGACACGCGGG
Protein-coding sequences here:
- the gltB gene encoding glutamate synthase large subunit, translated to MKAQALYNPANEHDACGVGLVANINNIASHQIVLQGITVLKRLMHRGAAGGDPETGDGAGLLLSMPHKFFRKIYSDLPERYGVAMVFVDNSVAAESYDAKIKELAAAEGCPVIHVREVPVDPSAIGRTARETLPHIRQYFFDGSAIATSAQDKDGEGYNPFELKLYVLRRQIEKACESVYVCSCSSRTIVYKGLLLAIQIEAFYKDLNDSDFESPIALVHQRYSTNTFPTWPLAHPFRYLAHNGEINTLRGNLNSLKAREPHLKSERFGEDLQKLLPLISAGQSDSASLDNMFELLVAAGRSLPHAILMMMPQAWGAKHYMGRDVRGFFEYESMLMEPWDGPAAVAFSDGINAGAILDRNGLRPARYTLCKDGLFVMASETGVLDINDADVEEKGRLKPGEIIYLDIENHRILKNAEMKAFVARSKPYRRWVAENKMSVRGLFSEINPSDVPDDLLIQQKRFGYSAEDLSVILQPMAKNGQEPIGSMGNDAALAVLSDKPQPLFNYFKQLFAQVTNPPIDPIREELVMSLTTYIGNHGNILEETPEQAHLIKIPRPIVTEDEIKHFENIGDKSFKAKVLKMQFPMGGNGEVLEAALQNLAGDAVRAVQEGFNIIVLSDKDVDWGYVPMPSLLATAAVNRTLVEAGVRPEIGLIVQSGEVREVMHFALLLGYGATVINPYLAFQSITNMCHTGELDVGPVTAAANYVKAVDKGLLKIMSKMGISTLRSYRSAQIFEAVGLNHEIIEKFLPGTASRIEGIGLAEIAQEVEQRNNISLKDASPILKEGGQYKFRKDGEMHLWTPQSLGAFRQAVQLGDYAKFKTYSKLIDDQSQRLATLRGLFKFKETTPIDISEVESRESIIKHFVAGAMSLGSLSPEAHEAIAIAMNRNGAMSNCGEGGEDPDRDTPAANGDVRSSAIRQIASGRFGVTIDYLRKAKDLQIKMAQGAKPGEGGQLPAHKVNEFVARIRHSIPNVSLISPPPHHDIYSIEDLAQLIYDLRNSNPKARVSVKLVSEVGVGTVAAGVAKAHADVVLISGHDGGTGASPLTSIKHAGLPWELGIAEAEQTLVLNDLRGRVKLQVDGQLKTGRDVVIAALLGAEEFGFATNLLASLGCIMDRKCHTNQCPMGLATQDPELRKHFKGKPEYVENFLYFIADEIREILASLGLKSLDEACGRSDLLDMNSAIEFYKAKKLDFSKIFASVDAGNGKEQIKKHDPNYVPEELVNFDRRELLPFVQDTLKTGKPVEISAMIHNVDRTVGTELSGEVDEHFGAKGLPEDTIKVHLQGVAGQSFGAFLAPGITLDIEGEVNDFMGKGLSGGKIIVRPSKNASFKAEDNVIAGNVIGYGGTSGKVFINGLAGERFGIRNSGMLLVTEGVGDHGCEYMTGGRVVVLGRVGVNFAAGMTGGFAYIYDETGHFDLSCNVDSVDLESVLPGTESETELLDIIKQHVEATGSEKGRRILEDWNNSRPKFVKVFPVEYRNALAKQAAK
- a CDS encoding glutamate synthase subunit beta; amino-acid sequence: MALVQRIQDVYRPVEERVKDLKEVERLFTEEEIKAQAGRCADCGIPFCHGAGCPLGNLIPEFNTAVAAGDLRKGYDIISKTAFFPEFTGRVCPALCEASCTRQLNDDAVMVRQVEKYMIETAFKEGWVEQPAAAPNGKTVAVIGGGPAGLFAAEALRRKGYAVTVYEKKPKVGGLLRYGIPNWKLEKEIIDRRVALLEAAGIKFVCNCEIGKDISAEYIRKNFDYLFLAIGTPNARDLNIPGRDAEGIYLALDFLHGSDPQNPEKYSAKGKKVLIIGGGDTGNDCVGKSLREGCKSVLQVEFMPKPPEERSPSTPWPDWPYMLRTSYAHHEGGERRWNVSSKQFIVKDGKVAGVEAVKVEWEMAPNGRPIKPNEVPNSTEIIDADLVVLAMGFTGVPADGIVKDLGLELTPRTAIIQDPSRNIYAVGDCANGASLVVRAMADAKAKVAKL
- a CDS encoding DJ-1/PfpI family protein, whose amino-acid sequence is MNVLFLMANGFEETEFVTPFDYWQRGGLNVALASISDSLDVVGAHGLAIKANVLLKDVNLADYDAVCLPGGGPGVKNLKSSSAVAEVLKSFDAAGKWIFAICAAPLVLSQAGLLKNRTCTCFPGCEVELDCKQFLTDRVVVDGNVITSRGAGTAEEFAFECLAQATDRANSEKIRNQVVAR